A window of the Desulforapulum autotrophicum HRM2 genome harbors these coding sequences:
- a CDS encoding phosphoesterase, with protein sequence MNHQEKVLCIKRELLPAPWVQKKSVLNIDKNLFLQTCDQAGFEFKARGIIETDPSFKQIIPYIIIQTADRELTAAYLRNGSEQRLHDLWSIGIGGHINLKDCQTPSSFEQVLTTGMTRELDEELIKRPDNECPNFCGIINEEETPVGSVHLGAVFTLKTCDPDRFSPGPELMDFTWKRTETLAQLNLELWSRLALELIA encoded by the coding sequence ATGAATCACCAGGAAAAGGTGCTTTGCATCAAAAGGGAGCTTCTTCCAGCTCCCTGGGTTCAAAAAAAGAGTGTCCTCAACATCGACAAAAACCTGTTCTTGCAGACCTGTGACCAGGCAGGGTTTGAGTTTAAGGCCCGTGGCATTATTGAAACAGACCCCTCATTCAAGCAGATCATCCCCTACATCATCATCCAGACAGCAGACCGTGAACTCACGGCAGCCTACCTGAGAAACGGCAGTGAACAACGCCTCCATGACCTCTGGTCCATTGGCATCGGCGGTCACATCAATCTCAAGGACTGCCAGACCCCTTCCTCGTTTGAACAGGTGCTGACAACTGGGATGACACGGGAGCTGGATGAAGAACTGATCAAACGCCCGGACAATGAATGCCCGAATTTCTGCGGCATCATCAACGAGGAAGAGACCCCGGTGGGAAGCGTGCATCTTGGGGCCGTATTTACCCTGAAGACCTGCGATCCCGACCGCTTTTCACCTGGCCCTGAACTCATGGACTTTACATGGAAAAGAACGGAAACCCTCGCACAGCTCAATCTGGAGCTCTGGTCCAGACTTGCCCTTGAACTTATTGCCTGA
- a CDS encoding glycerophosphodiester phosphodiesterase: protein MTKNIAHRGARSLAPENTMAAVKRAFDLGADLWETDVSVTKDEALILFHDNSLERTTNATTVFPGRPSYLFTEFTLAEILALSAGSYFEATDPAGEIAAGNVSRQDLDSFKTERVPTLEEALVFTRDNNWQVNLELKDLPGGFNAFPLPQRTLEMIKRIGIGLDQFVISSFNHTWLKQVQALAPMVQVQALLGDLDGEILDFKDYHFETYNLNHTSVDEQTIQDLKLRKKKINLFTVNDTRDMNRFLKAGVDGIITDFPQRLAAILK, encoded by the coding sequence ATGACCAAAAACATCGCCCACAGGGGCGCCAGAAGTCTGGCCCCTGAGAACACCATGGCAGCGGTTAAACGAGCCTTTGACCTGGGTGCAGACCTCTGGGAGACCGACGTCAGCGTTACAAAGGATGAGGCCCTGATCCTCTTCCATGACAACTCCCTTGAGCGAACCACCAATGCGACCACGGTCTTTCCAGGTCGGCCGTCCTACCTTTTCACCGAATTCACCCTGGCGGAAATTTTGGCCTTAAGCGCGGGCAGTTATTTTGAAGCAACCGACCCGGCAGGTGAGATTGCAGCCGGGAACGTCAGCCGCCAGGACCTTGATTCGTTTAAAACAGAACGGGTGCCGACCCTGGAAGAGGCCCTTGTATTTACACGGGATAACAACTGGCAGGTAAATCTTGAATTAAAGGATCTGCCCGGCGGTTTTAATGCCTTCCCCCTGCCCCAGAGAACCCTTGAAATGATCAAACGAATAGGTATTGGCCTTGACCAGTTTGTGATCTCATCGTTTAACCACACCTGGCTTAAACAGGTACAGGCCTTGGCACCTATGGTTCAGGTCCAGGCTCTCCTTGGAGATCTGGATGGAGAAATTCTTGATTTCAAGGATTATCATTTCGAAACTTACAACCTCAATCACACCTCGGTTGACGAGCAAACAATCCAGGACCTCAAGCTTCGCAAAAAAAAGATCAATCTCTTTACTGTGAACGATACCCGGGATATGAACCGGTTCTTAAAAGCCGGGGTTGACGGCATTATCACCGATTTCCCTCAACGACTCGCGGCCATTTTAAAATAA
- a CDS encoding HPr family phosphocarrier protein: protein MTDYKILSRTTTIKNALGMHARPAAMIAKLALNATAAIWIGDGENRADASSIIDMLSLGCPKGYEVTLEAENEADMPILDSIKDIIDKGFGENLDG from the coding sequence GTGACGGATTATAAAATATTATCACGTACAACCACGATTAAGAACGCCCTTGGGATGCATGCACGACCGGCTGCAATGATAGCCAAGCTTGCCTTGAACGCCACAGCTGCTATCTGGATCGGTGACGGTGAAAACCGTGCAGATGCATCCAGCATTATCGATATGCTCTCTTTGGGATGCCCAAAAGGGTACGAGGTTACGCTGGAGGCTGAGAATGAGGCGGATATGCCCATCCTGGATTCGATCAAGGACATCATCGACAAAGGATTTGGAGAAAATTTAGATGGATGA